Proteins encoded within one genomic window of Ptiloglossa arizonensis isolate GNS036 chromosome 3, iyPtiAriz1_principal, whole genome shotgun sequence:
- the LOC143144301 gene encoding uncharacterized protein LOC143144301 isoform X1, translating into MSEHDDTLLDGDFGDSEYDLGNDEEEALLADDYELDRKNSYKGEEETDDVLDLGVTDALDDLDGEDENIEFSRSKTNRSNDNDFYEDGDQLEVQSKYYEQDEINEYKNEQTRQHDERSAGDSVSTSSNIGKGDLREKLQKNAKIYPGTGQGLEDDECEEAKERRNRFQNERTIVSPKMNNNIPDTLENVVTSEPSKLAFKNRGRGRSTRGSRGGRFNTQISGNFNPRFSNAHNLNFDNQPPACRPPLLEARPPFLLGVPNNVQNQQIIYQQPNSQVQPFQHYSPNGSLQGPTHFVDNRPQFNHFQGQVGPRVIGPRLDYGPRGGLTGSLQGPPYNHPLNQSPYVQIQPGPFQNSGVLMQDNQTRLMQNNQGPLLQGNLGGSLLGNLNPLVPGTSTPLLQGNQTLPLQGFPRQPSSQGPPINHPNVQIPNQSLFENRSSFQETQFENRSIYDSRSGYSDQVPTSQFNTNTLPVPQQSASNVPNVPLPPGHKILINPHFRGAVQSTNDAARLVWDSAQQTPLSSQIPNSQFPQQVTSYQNQSPYNQTQQGPPHYQQNYQQNKSDDPYAYFSDVWQENKPQKSQSGTPSKQYPTESNYSRESSYECGSKYKSDQWDQKDSYQEDHRGVHQNYRDRDVSSKTRNDHIPKSRTLSSNVYRENYDQNHAQKSPSNRPVNTSIKARLPQKRVSDPIDRPLRDLSPKRIKPSNRNLQEVRTVDTLNNLNSEKKDEENDPEMQEYRKKMEEQKRLREKILREKENRRKMAAMEKQNEESKNDNNTSSENTQDTRPVSVLMGVVKDASMNKSHISIGRGRGRPINTQTTEVPEKSSCVRIVRTIQTVQSNDLVDSAKDNNSGHVIGQVSENAKILNAQSGLRRIVIQKSLSNTQKIATSIQKTVSNLQKGQVVVQNKVQNLTQSAAQKTEQSQSDALKKLAVVGQKIGGNSQRIVKQKSTGNLQKSVISVQEVTNVNTQKIVINTPSNQRVIIQKTPAQQRKLPEIKTNTVKVENLAASTSEAQIRRMCQGIGIIESIQMGERSATIVFKTQSAAVVFHKKYQRKMLDLSLITVRLVPQSNGTKTTATVMKVS; encoded by the exons AAGAATAGCTATAAGGGAGAAGAGGAGACAGATGATGTACTGGACTTAGGAGTTACCGACGCACTCGACGACTTAGATGGTGAAgatgaaaatatagaatttaGTAGGAGCAAGACCAATAGAAGTAATGACAATGATTTTTATGAAGATGGCGATCAGCTAGAGGTTCAGTCAAAATATTATGAGCAAGATGAAATTAATGAATACAAAAACGAACAAACGCGTCAGCATGATGAACGTTCTGCAGGCGATAGTGTTAGTACTTCTAGTAATATTGGCAAGGGAGATTTGCGAGAGAAACTACAGAAAAATGCAAAAATCTATCCTGGGACTGGACAAGGATTGGAAGATGATGAATGTGAAGAAGCCAAGGAAAGGAGGAACCGATTTCAAAACGAGAGAACCATAGTCTCTCCAAAGATGAATAACAATATACCAGATACTTTGGAAAATGTAGTAACATCTGAACCATCAAAACTGGCATTCAAAAACCGAGGAAGAGGTCGAAGCACAAGAGGAAGTCGTGGAGGAAGATTTAATACGCAGATTTCTGGAAATTTTAATCCAAG GTTCAGTAATGCACACAATTTGAACTTCGATAATCAACCACCAGCATGCAGACCGCCATTACTTGAAGCCAGGCCACCATTTCTTCTTGGAGTACCAAACAACGTACAAAATCAGCAGATAATTTATCAACAACCAAATTCTCAAGTACAACCTTTCCAGCATTACTCTCCAAATGGTTCACTTCAAGGTCCTACACACTTTGTAGATAATAGACCACAATTCAATCACTTTCAAGGTCAAGTGGGTCCTCGAGTAATTGGACCGAGGTTAGATTATGGACCTCGAGGGGGTTTGACAGGATCACTACAAGGACCACCTTACAATCACCCACTAAATCAATCACCATATGTCCAAATTCAACCAGGTCCTTTCCAAAACTCAGGCGTGCTCATGCAGGATAACCAAACACGATTAATGCAGAATAATCAAGGTCCCTTGTTGCAAGGAAATCTTGGAGGATCACTACTTGGAAATCTTAATCCATTGGTGCCTGGAACTTCGACACCGTTGTTACAGGGAAATCAGACGTTACCACTGCAAGGATTTCCACGACAACCTTCTTCCCAGGGACCACCCATTAATCATCCTAATGTACAAATACCCAATCAGTCACTCTTTGAGAATAGATCATCTTTCCAAGAAACTCAGTTTGAAAACCGATCCATTTACGATTCGAGATCCGGCTATTCTGATCAAGTACCTACCAGCCAATTTAATACTAATACGTTACCGGTACCACAACAGTCTGCTTCGAATGTACCCAATGTACCTTTACCTCCAGGGCACAAGATTTTAATCAATCCACACTTTCGAGGTGCCGTTCAATCAACGAACGATG CAGCAAGACTTGTATGGGATTCTGCTCAACAGACACCTTTGTCGTCTCAAATTCCCAATAGCCAATTTCCACAACAAGTAACTTCTTATCAAAACCAAAGTCCATATAACCAAACTCAGCAAGGACCGCCGCATTATCAGCAGAATTATCAACAAAATAAGAGTGAT GATCCTTACGCGTATTTTTCTGACGTATGGCAAGAAAATAAGCCGCAGAAAAGTCAGAGTGGAACTCCGAGTAAACAATACCCTACGGAAAGTAATTACTCGCGAGAAAGTAGTTATGAATGTGGTTCTAAATATAAATCGGATCAATGGGATCAGAAAGACAGTTATCAAGAG GATCACAGAGGAgttcatcagaattatcgcgACAGGGATGTATCATCTAAAACTAGAAATGATCATATTCCGAAGAGTAGGACACTTTCgtcaaacgtatatcgtgaaaatTACGATCAAAATCATGCACAGAAATCTCCTAGTAACAGACCTGTGAATACTTCGATAAAAGCTAGGTTACCACAAAAACGAGTCTCTGACCCAATAGACAGACCTTTGCGTGACTTAAGTCCAAAACGAATAAAACCTAGTAACAGAAATCTTCAAGAAGTACGAACAGTGGAtacgttaaataatttaaatagtgAAAAAAAG gaTGAAGAGAATGATCCAGAAATGCAAGAgtatagaaaaaaaatggaagaacaaaaacggctcagggaaaaaattttaCGTGAAAAGGAAAATAGACGAAAAATGGCTGCAATGGAAAAACAGAATGAAGAATctaaaaatgataataatacat CAAGCGAAAATACACAGGATACAAGACCCGTGTCAGTACTGATGGGAGTCGTAAAAGATGCTTCCATGAACAAAAGTCATATCAGTATTGGCAGAGGACGTGGCCGTCCTATTAATACACAAACTACTGAG GTTCCAGAGAAATCGTCGTGTGTACGCATTGTTAGAACAATACAAACTGTACAATCCAACGACTTGGTAGATTCTGCAAAAGACAATAACTCTGGACACGTAATTGGCCAAGTCAGTGAAAATGCAAAAATTCTGAATGCTCAGTCCGGTTTACGAAGAATTGTAATTCAAAAATCGTTATCAAATACACAGAAGATTGCCACAAGTATACAAAAAACGGTATCGAATCTGCAAAAAGGCCAGGTGGTAGTACAAAACAAAGTACAAAATCTGACACAAAGTGCTGCTCAGAAAACAGAGCAAAGTCAATCAGATGCATTGAAAAAGTTGGCAGTTGTTGGACAAAAAATTGGTGGTAATTCACAAAGAATTGTTAAACAGAAGTCAACAGGAAATTTGCAAAAATCTGTGATCAGTGTACAAGAAGTAACAAATGTTAATACACAAAAGATTGTCATCAATACGCCGAGTAATCAAAGAGTTATAATTCAAAAAACACCAGCTCAACAGAGGAAGCTACCGGAGATAAAAACAAACactgtgaaagtagagaatttAGCAGCAAGTACATCCGAGGCACAAATTAGGCGAATGTGTCAAGGCATTGGAATAATTGAG
- the LOC143144301 gene encoding uncharacterized protein LOC143144301 isoform X2 yields MSEHDDTLLDGDFGDSEYDLGNDEEEALLADDYELDRKNSYKGEEETDDVLDLGVTDALDDLDGEDENIEFSRSKTNRSNDNDFYEDGDQLEVQSKYYEQDEINEYKNEQTRQHDERSAGDSVSTSSNIGKGDLREKLQKNAKIYPGTGQGLEDDECEEAKERRNRFQNERTIVSPKMNNNIPDTLENVVTSEPSKLAFKNRGRGRSTRGSRGGRFNTQISGNFNPRFSNAHNLNFDNQPPACRPPLLEARPPFLLGVPNNVQNQQIIYQQPNSQVQPFQHYSPNGSLQGPTHFVDNRPQFNHFQGQVGPRVIGPRLDYGPRGGLTGSLQGPPYNHPLNQSPYVQIQPGPFQNSGVLMQDNQTRLMQNNQGPLLQGNLGGSLLGNLNPLVPGTSTPLLQGNQTLPLQGFPRQPSSQGPPINHPNVQIPNQSLFENRSSFQETQFENRSIYDSRSGYSDQVPTSQFNTNTLPVPQQSASNVPNVPLPPGHKILINPHFRGAVQSTNDARLVWDSAQQTPLSSQIPNSQFPQQVTSYQNQSPYNQTQQGPPHYQQNYQQNKSDDPYAYFSDVWQENKPQKSQSGTPSKQYPTESNYSRESSYECGSKYKSDQWDQKDSYQEDHRGVHQNYRDRDVSSKTRNDHIPKSRTLSSNVYRENYDQNHAQKSPSNRPVNTSIKARLPQKRVSDPIDRPLRDLSPKRIKPSNRNLQEVRTVDTLNNLNSEKKDEENDPEMQEYRKKMEEQKRLREKILREKENRRKMAAMEKQNEESKNDNNTSSENTQDTRPVSVLMGVVKDASMNKSHISIGRGRGRPINTQTTEVPEKSSCVRIVRTIQTVQSNDLVDSAKDNNSGHVIGQVSENAKILNAQSGLRRIVIQKSLSNTQKIATSIQKTVSNLQKGQVVVQNKVQNLTQSAAQKTEQSQSDALKKLAVVGQKIGGNSQRIVKQKSTGNLQKSVISVQEVTNVNTQKIVINTPSNQRVIIQKTPAQQRKLPEIKTNTVKVENLAASTSEAQIRRMCQGIGIIESIQMGERSATIVFKTQSAAVVFHKKYQRKMLDLSLITVRLVPQSNGTKTTATVMKVS; encoded by the exons AAGAATAGCTATAAGGGAGAAGAGGAGACAGATGATGTACTGGACTTAGGAGTTACCGACGCACTCGACGACTTAGATGGTGAAgatgaaaatatagaatttaGTAGGAGCAAGACCAATAGAAGTAATGACAATGATTTTTATGAAGATGGCGATCAGCTAGAGGTTCAGTCAAAATATTATGAGCAAGATGAAATTAATGAATACAAAAACGAACAAACGCGTCAGCATGATGAACGTTCTGCAGGCGATAGTGTTAGTACTTCTAGTAATATTGGCAAGGGAGATTTGCGAGAGAAACTACAGAAAAATGCAAAAATCTATCCTGGGACTGGACAAGGATTGGAAGATGATGAATGTGAAGAAGCCAAGGAAAGGAGGAACCGATTTCAAAACGAGAGAACCATAGTCTCTCCAAAGATGAATAACAATATACCAGATACTTTGGAAAATGTAGTAACATCTGAACCATCAAAACTGGCATTCAAAAACCGAGGAAGAGGTCGAAGCACAAGAGGAAGTCGTGGAGGAAGATTTAATACGCAGATTTCTGGAAATTTTAATCCAAG GTTCAGTAATGCACACAATTTGAACTTCGATAATCAACCACCAGCATGCAGACCGCCATTACTTGAAGCCAGGCCACCATTTCTTCTTGGAGTACCAAACAACGTACAAAATCAGCAGATAATTTATCAACAACCAAATTCTCAAGTACAACCTTTCCAGCATTACTCTCCAAATGGTTCACTTCAAGGTCCTACACACTTTGTAGATAATAGACCACAATTCAATCACTTTCAAGGTCAAGTGGGTCCTCGAGTAATTGGACCGAGGTTAGATTATGGACCTCGAGGGGGTTTGACAGGATCACTACAAGGACCACCTTACAATCACCCACTAAATCAATCACCATATGTCCAAATTCAACCAGGTCCTTTCCAAAACTCAGGCGTGCTCATGCAGGATAACCAAACACGATTAATGCAGAATAATCAAGGTCCCTTGTTGCAAGGAAATCTTGGAGGATCACTACTTGGAAATCTTAATCCATTGGTGCCTGGAACTTCGACACCGTTGTTACAGGGAAATCAGACGTTACCACTGCAAGGATTTCCACGACAACCTTCTTCCCAGGGACCACCCATTAATCATCCTAATGTACAAATACCCAATCAGTCACTCTTTGAGAATAGATCATCTTTCCAAGAAACTCAGTTTGAAAACCGATCCATTTACGATTCGAGATCCGGCTATTCTGATCAAGTACCTACCAGCCAATTTAATACTAATACGTTACCGGTACCACAACAGTCTGCTTCGAATGTACCCAATGTACCTTTACCTCCAGGGCACAAGATTTTAATCAATCCACACTTTCGAGGTGCCGTTCAATCAACGAACGATG CAAGACTTGTATGGGATTCTGCTCAACAGACACCTTTGTCGTCTCAAATTCCCAATAGCCAATTTCCACAACAAGTAACTTCTTATCAAAACCAAAGTCCATATAACCAAACTCAGCAAGGACCGCCGCATTATCAGCAGAATTATCAACAAAATAAGAGTGAT GATCCTTACGCGTATTTTTCTGACGTATGGCAAGAAAATAAGCCGCAGAAAAGTCAGAGTGGAACTCCGAGTAAACAATACCCTACGGAAAGTAATTACTCGCGAGAAAGTAGTTATGAATGTGGTTCTAAATATAAATCGGATCAATGGGATCAGAAAGACAGTTATCAAGAG GATCACAGAGGAgttcatcagaattatcgcgACAGGGATGTATCATCTAAAACTAGAAATGATCATATTCCGAAGAGTAGGACACTTTCgtcaaacgtatatcgtgaaaatTACGATCAAAATCATGCACAGAAATCTCCTAGTAACAGACCTGTGAATACTTCGATAAAAGCTAGGTTACCACAAAAACGAGTCTCTGACCCAATAGACAGACCTTTGCGTGACTTAAGTCCAAAACGAATAAAACCTAGTAACAGAAATCTTCAAGAAGTACGAACAGTGGAtacgttaaataatttaaatagtgAAAAAAAG gaTGAAGAGAATGATCCAGAAATGCAAGAgtatagaaaaaaaatggaagaacaaaaacggctcagggaaaaaattttaCGTGAAAAGGAAAATAGACGAAAAATGGCTGCAATGGAAAAACAGAATGAAGAATctaaaaatgataataatacat CAAGCGAAAATACACAGGATACAAGACCCGTGTCAGTACTGATGGGAGTCGTAAAAGATGCTTCCATGAACAAAAGTCATATCAGTATTGGCAGAGGACGTGGCCGTCCTATTAATACACAAACTACTGAG GTTCCAGAGAAATCGTCGTGTGTACGCATTGTTAGAACAATACAAACTGTACAATCCAACGACTTGGTAGATTCTGCAAAAGACAATAACTCTGGACACGTAATTGGCCAAGTCAGTGAAAATGCAAAAATTCTGAATGCTCAGTCCGGTTTACGAAGAATTGTAATTCAAAAATCGTTATCAAATACACAGAAGATTGCCACAAGTATACAAAAAACGGTATCGAATCTGCAAAAAGGCCAGGTGGTAGTACAAAACAAAGTACAAAATCTGACACAAAGTGCTGCTCAGAAAACAGAGCAAAGTCAATCAGATGCATTGAAAAAGTTGGCAGTTGTTGGACAAAAAATTGGTGGTAATTCACAAAGAATTGTTAAACAGAAGTCAACAGGAAATTTGCAAAAATCTGTGATCAGTGTACAAGAAGTAACAAATGTTAATACACAAAAGATTGTCATCAATACGCCGAGTAATCAAAGAGTTATAATTCAAAAAACACCAGCTCAACAGAGGAAGCTACCGGAGATAAAAACAAACactgtgaaagtagagaatttAGCAGCAAGTACATCCGAGGCACAAATTAGGCGAATGTGTCAAGGCATTGGAATAATTGAG